The Glycine soja cultivar W05 chromosome 6, ASM419377v2, whole genome shotgun sequence genome has a window encoding:
- the LOC114415166 gene encoding lachrymatory-factor synthase-like: MYVPQVKLCAIPIIIIQFLTMAEESKPKWEGKSVTELPGTDAEQVWTALEDFCNLHKWWPIETCYQLEGVPGQPGLIRYCASTVEEAVVGAQKTTTTIKWTKEKLLAIDPVQRCLSYEIVENNMGFKSYVATLKVLPMNGDGCKIDWGFVCDPVEGWSFQDLKLYLESSLQSMAKKIQLACSSTSTH, encoded by the coding sequence ATGTATGTACCTCAAGTAAAGCTCTGTGCAATTCCAATAATTATTATACAGTTCCTCACTATGGCAGAGGAATCTAAGCCTAAATGGGAAGGTAAATCCGTGACTGAGCTACCAGGCACGGATGCAGAACAAGTATGGACTGCGTTAGAGGATTTCTGCAACCTACACAAGTGGTGGCCCATAGAAACATGTTACCAACTAGAGGGTGTACCAGGTCAACCTGGTCTAATCCGCTACTGTGCTTCCACCGTTGAAGAAGCTGTTGTTGGTGCTCAGAAGACAACAACAACCATCAAGTGGACCAAAGAGAAGCTACTCGCGATCGATCCCGTCCAACGTTGTTTGTCCTATGAAATTGTGGAAAACAACATGGGATTTAAGTCCTATGTGGCAACACTCAAAGTGCTGCCAATGAATGGAGATGGGTGCAAGATAGATTGGGGGTTTGTCTGTGATCCTGTTGAAGGGTGGAGTTTCCAAGACTTGAAGTTATaccttgagtcttctcttcagtCCATGGCCAAGAAGATTCAGCTTGCATGTAGTAGCACTAGCACACACTAG